In the genome of Ensifer adhaerens, one region contains:
- a CDS encoding ketol-acid reductoisomerase: protein MRVYYDRDADLNLIKSKKVAIIGYGSQGRAHALNLKDSGAQNVAIALKAGSATAAKAEADGFKVMTVAEAAGWADLMMMATPDELQAGIYKADIAPNIRDGAAIAFAHGLNVHFGLIEPKKTVDVVMIAPKGPGHTVRGEYQKGGGVPCLVAVHHNASGNALELALSYACGVGGGRSGIIETNFREECETDLFGEQVVLCGGLVELIRAGFETLTEAGYAPEMAYFECLHEVKLIVDLIYEGGIANMNYSISNTAEWGEYQSGPRIITAETKAEMKRVLKDIQSGKFTSEWMQEWHSGAARFKATRRLNDEHPIEQVGEKLRAMMPWIGKNKLVDKARN from the coding sequence ATGCGCGTTTATTACGATCGGGATGCCGATCTCAACCTCATCAAGTCCAAGAAGGTCGCCATCATCGGTTACGGTTCGCAGGGCCGCGCCCATGCGCTGAACCTGAAGGATTCCGGCGCACAGAACGTTGCGATCGCTCTCAAGGCCGGTTCGGCCACCGCTGCCAAAGCTGAAGCTGACGGCTTCAAGGTCATGACGGTTGCCGAAGCTGCCGGCTGGGCCGACCTCATGATGATGGCAACACCGGACGAACTCCAGGCGGGCATCTACAAGGCCGACATCGCGCCGAACATCCGCGACGGCGCAGCGATTGCCTTCGCTCACGGCCTCAACGTTCACTTCGGCCTCATCGAGCCGAAGAAGACTGTCGACGTCGTCATGATCGCACCGAAGGGCCCCGGCCATACGGTTCGCGGCGAATACCAGAAGGGCGGCGGCGTGCCGTGCCTGGTTGCCGTCCACCACAACGCTTCGGGCAATGCGCTTGAACTCGCGCTCTCCTACGCCTGCGGCGTCGGCGGCGGCCGCTCGGGCATCATCGAAACCAACTTCCGCGAAGAGTGCGAAACCGACCTCTTCGGCGAACAGGTCGTCCTCTGCGGCGGTCTCGTCGAGCTCATCCGCGCCGGCTTCGAAACGCTGACCGAAGCTGGCTATGCTCCGGAAATGGCCTATTTCGAGTGCCTGCACGAAGTGAAGCTCATCGTCGACCTGATCTATGAAGGCGGCATCGCCAACATGAACTACTCGATCTCCAACACGGCCGAGTGGGGCGAATACCAGTCCGGCCCGCGCATCATCACGGCTGAAACGAAGGCCGAAATGAAGCGCGTGCTCAAGGACATCCAGTCCGGCAAGTTCACCTCCGAGTGGATGCAGGAATGGCATTCGGGCGCTGCGCGCTTCAAGGCAACCCGCCGCCTCAACGACGAGCATCCGATCGAACAGGTCGGCGAAAAGCTCCGCGCCATGATGCCCTGGATCGGCAAGAACAAGCTGGTCGACAAGGCCCGCAACTAA
- a CDS encoding Small-conductance mechanosensitive channel — protein MTTKPASRFFAALLAITLAGAGLLSPALAQDAQPAPAPAPPATSPVVAAEPSPVEAARKQLSDAANTLKALTGQVGDRSNDDQELADLKLKVDALTKSILDVSVSFNPRLTQIRERLAALGDPPPAGTAEDPAVKAERDKLNAERAMINSVTGDAENLSISSRKLSNQITEDRRTLFTNTLLKKTDVTLDTLTEAASAFTEEKSDFLQSIGSWFRFIWTFKFYQLMSALFFSLLAALVIVTFSYRLLSPLVRRISGIEKPAYLSRLSVAFWSTILPTLALLVFDAISLFLLDNFNVLRADVAPIVGAFLGLLLAIFFVYRLTTAVLAPREPNWRLAHVTNRGARLLKVSIVALAVVISVDFFLSAVSKALGADVVLTVVKSYVTSIIAGAMLFAISFIKPIRPQDGSENGQAWPRVVRWPLAVAGLALIAAALLGYVGLARFAATQIVMAGAVVVTTFLGLLSGRAIIKPGAFGDTVFGRYCQRRFKLEELTLDQIGLVVGFAFYAIAIVIGVPLLLVQWGFQLQEIWTWVSQIFTEITIGKFHFSLIGLMAGVAFFFVGLWVTRWLQGWLDGNVLARSKLDSGVRNSVKTGFGYVGIAVAALFGISAAGIDLSSLALVAGALSLGIGFGLQNIVSNFVSGLILLVERPFKVGDWVITGTTEGFVRRISVRATEIETFQHLSIIVPNSELINASVGNWTHKNRLGRVEIAVGVGYESDPRRVMEILLEIARAQENVLKTPEPVVAFQGFGDSSLNFELRVHLADVLDGLKVRNDIRLTIFERFKEEGIEFPFPQRDLHLKIEDGVASILREAVTRRGHFEGNPEKVYTNMGGLGHRPEDDDGSHHGDDDGDGDGDSEGQSSGHGGGPQSN, from the coding sequence ATGACCACGAAACCAGCATCCAGATTTTTCGCAGCTCTCCTTGCCATCACGCTTGCCGGAGCGGGCCTGCTTTCGCCCGCGCTGGCACAGGATGCGCAACCCGCGCCCGCACCGGCCCCGCCTGCCACAAGCCCTGTCGTGGCTGCTGAACCCAGCCCGGTCGAGGCTGCGCGCAAGCAACTGAGCGACGCCGCCAATACACTGAAGGCGCTGACAGGGCAGGTTGGTGACAGGTCTAATGACGATCAGGAACTTGCCGATCTGAAGCTGAAGGTCGATGCGCTCACCAAGTCGATCCTCGACGTGTCCGTTTCATTCAACCCGCGCCTGACGCAGATTCGCGAACGGCTGGCCGCCCTTGGCGACCCGCCGCCGGCCGGCACGGCCGAGGACCCCGCGGTCAAGGCAGAGCGGGACAAGCTGAATGCAGAACGCGCGATGATCAATTCCGTGACAGGTGATGCAGAAAACCTGTCCATCTCCTCGCGCAAGCTTTCCAACCAGATCACCGAAGATCGCCGGACGTTGTTCACAAACACGCTTCTGAAGAAGACGGATGTGACGCTGGATACGCTCACGGAGGCGGCGAGCGCCTTCACCGAGGAGAAGAGCGATTTCCTGCAGTCGATCGGCAGCTGGTTCCGCTTCATCTGGACCTTCAAGTTCTACCAGCTGATGAGTGCGCTGTTCTTCTCATTGCTGGCGGCGCTGGTCATCGTGACGTTTTCCTATCGGCTCCTGTCGCCGCTGGTCAGGCGCATTTCAGGCATTGAGAAGCCTGCCTATCTGAGCCGGCTCTCTGTCGCCTTCTGGTCGACAATCCTGCCGACGCTCGCGCTCCTCGTCTTCGATGCGATCAGCCTGTTCCTGCTGGACAATTTCAACGTTCTGCGAGCCGACGTCGCGCCGATTGTCGGGGCTTTCCTCGGCCTCTTGCTGGCAATTTTCTTTGTCTATCGCCTGACGACGGCGGTTCTGGCGCCGCGGGAGCCCAACTGGCGCCTTGCGCATGTGACCAATCGAGGGGCGCGCCTTCTCAAGGTCAGCATCGTGGCCCTGGCCGTGGTCATCAGCGTCGACTTTTTCCTGAGTGCGGTCAGCAAGGCGCTGGGGGCCGATGTCGTGCTCACGGTGGTCAAGAGCTATGTCACCTCGATCATCGCCGGGGCCATGCTGTTCGCCATCTCCTTCATCAAGCCGATCCGCCCCCAAGATGGTTCGGAAAACGGGCAGGCCTGGCCGCGCGTCGTGCGCTGGCCCCTGGCTGTTGCGGGCCTCGCTCTCATTGCCGCAGCACTGCTTGGCTATGTCGGGCTGGCGCGCTTTGCCGCCACGCAGATCGTCATGGCGGGTGCGGTCGTGGTCACCACGTTTCTCGGTCTCCTCTCCGGTCGCGCCATCATCAAGCCGGGTGCCTTCGGCGACACCGTATTCGGCCGCTACTGCCAGCGCCGTTTCAAGCTTGAGGAACTGACGCTGGATCAGATCGGGCTTGTGGTGGGCTTTGCCTTTTACGCGATTGCGATCGTGATCGGCGTTCCGCTGCTTCTGGTGCAATGGGGTTTCCAGTTGCAGGAAATCTGGACCTGGGTGTCGCAGATCTTTACCGAGATCACCATCGGCAAATTCCACTTCTCCCTGATCGGGCTGATGGCCGGCGTGGCCTTCTTCTTCGTTGGCCTGTGGGTCACGCGCTGGCTTCAGGGCTGGCTGGACGGCAACGTCCTGGCCCGTTCCAAACTCGACAGCGGCGTTCGCAACTCGGTCAAGACAGGCTTCGGCTATGTGGGCATCGCCGTTGCCGCGCTGTTTGGCATCTCGGCGGCTGGCATCGACCTTTCCAGCCTCGCGCTCGTCGCCGGCGCTCTCTCGCTCGGTATCGGTTTCGGCCTGCAGAATATCGTCTCGAACTTTGTCTCTGGCCTCATTCTGCTTGTTGAGCGCCCCTTCAAGGTTGGCGACTGGGTCATTACGGGCACCACGGAAGGGTTCGTTCGCCGTATTTCCGTGCGCGCGACGGAAATCGAGACGTTCCAGCATCTTTCGATCATCGTGCCGAACTCGGAGCTGATCAACGCTTCCGTGGGCAACTGGACGCACAAGAACCGGCTGGGCCGGGTTGAGATTGCCGTCGGGGTTGGCTACGAGTCCGACCCGCGACGCGTCATGGAGATATTGCTCGAAATTGCGCGGGCACAGGAGAATGTGCTGAAAACGCCAGAGCCTGTCGTCGCCTTCCAAGGCTTCGGCGATTCCTCGCTGAATTTCGAACTCCGGGTGCATCTCGCCGACGTTCTCGACGGCCTGAAGGTGCGCAACGATATCCGGTTGACCATTTTCGAGCGTTTCAAGGAGGAGGGGATCGAGTTCCCGTTCCCGCAGCGCGACCTGCATCTGAAGATCGAGGATGGCGTGGCCTCCATCCTACGAGAGGCTGTGACGCGGCGCGGCCATTTCGAGGGCAATCCGGAAAAGGTCTACACCAATATGGGCGGGCTGGGGCATCGGCCTGAAGATGACGACGGCAGCCATCACGGTGACGATGACGGCGATGGCGACGGAGATAGCGAGGGCCAGAGCAGCGGCCATGGCGGCGGTCCGCAGAGCAACTGA
- a CDS encoding Uncharacterized conserved protein, DUF924 family, producing the protein MPEGDRVASPHEVLTFWFEELTDRDWYNSTPALDLQVLRRFRTTHLALARSIEPPWRADPAARLATVIVLDQLPRNMYRATPLAFATDGLARREARLAIAAGADRLVHGRQRPFFYLPFEHSEGIEDQEYSVRLFSDLPDAELLDYAVRHRDIVARFGRFPHRNAFLGRESTEAEVEFLKLPGSSF; encoded by the coding sequence ATGCCTGAAGGGGATAGGGTGGCCTCTCCGCACGAAGTCCTGACCTTCTGGTTCGAGGAATTGACCGATCGCGACTGGTACAATTCCACTCCGGCACTGGACCTTCAGGTCCTGCGTCGTTTCCGCACCACGCATCTGGCGCTTGCGCGGTCGATCGAGCCGCCTTGGCGCGCCGATCCGGCTGCGCGGCTTGCGACGGTGATCGTGCTGGATCAGCTTCCACGCAACATGTATCGCGCCACGCCGCTTGCCTTTGCGACCGACGGGCTCGCACGGCGCGAAGCGCGGTTGGCCATTGCTGCGGGCGCCGACAGGCTGGTCCATGGCCGCCAGCGGCCTTTCTTCTACCTGCCGTTCGAGCATTCCGAGGGGATCGAGGACCAAGAATATTCCGTGCGGCTGTTTTCGGACCTTCCCGACGCCGAGCTTCTCGATTATGCCGTGCGCCATCGCGACATCGTGGCGCGCTTCGGCCGGTTTCCGCATCGCAATGCCTTTCTGGGGCGCGAATCGACGGAAGCGGAAGTCGAGTTTCTGAAACTGCCGGGCAGCAGCTTCTGA
- a CDS encoding Endonuclease/Exonuclease/phosphatase family protein has product MSVRLGTFNIENLLSRFDFSGYRNELHQDRALRLFDIRGEAEFQRLEEARLIASTDDTRQLTALAIADMDADILCLQEVDSIEALKAFEYGYLYRMIGEGYRQKYLMEGNDSRGIDVALMMRDTTRSGAPIELVDIRSHARLTYADLDLFTPELAALDYKPHDRIFKRDCLEADLKIGGVPFTVYVVHFKSMNGGRNGLDGRSASVPVRHAEARAVREIVSRRFDMEPASRANYAICGDMNDYGEKLQVAGDKRSGFTFTHVDEPGSVVDILAAGGFAENVVARRPADDRWTHFHQRGPAERHLSQLDYIWLSPHLAGLNRNAVPEIIRAGQPYRIVFPPGQGVERYPRVGWDRPKSSDHCPVVIELDVFS; this is encoded by the coding sequence ATGAGCGTCAGGCTCGGAACCTTCAATATCGAAAACCTTCTCTCGCGCTTCGATTTCAGCGGTTACCGCAACGAGTTGCATCAGGACCGGGCGCTTCGTCTCTTCGATATCCGCGGCGAGGCCGAGTTCCAACGGCTGGAAGAGGCGCGACTGATTGCCTCCACGGACGATACGCGCCAACTGACCGCTCTGGCCATCGCAGACATGGATGCAGACATCCTGTGCTTGCAGGAGGTCGACAGTATCGAAGCCCTCAAGGCCTTCGAATACGGCTATCTCTATCGCATGATCGGCGAGGGCTACCGACAGAAATATCTTATGGAGGGCAATGATTCGCGCGGTATCGATGTGGCCTTGATGATGCGCGACACGACTCGCTCCGGCGCGCCGATCGAACTGGTTGACATTCGCAGCCATGCGCGGCTGACCTATGCCGATCTTGACCTCTTCACGCCCGAGCTCGCAGCGCTGGATTACAAGCCGCACGACCGGATCTTCAAGCGCGACTGCCTGGAAGCCGATCTGAAGATCGGCGGTGTGCCCTTCACGGTCTATGTCGTGCATTTCAAGTCGATGAATGGCGGGCGCAATGGCCTCGATGGGCGCAGCGCCTCCGTGCCGGTGCGTCATGCCGAGGCGCGGGCTGTGCGGGAAATCGTGTCGCGTCGCTTCGACATGGAACCGGCGAGCCGCGCCAATTATGCGATCTGCGGCGACATGAACGATTATGGCGAAAAGCTTCAGGTCGCGGGCGACAAGCGAAGCGGCTTCACCTTCACGCATGTGGACGAGCCCGGGAGCGTCGTCGACATCCTTGCCGCCGGTGGATTTGCCGAGAATGTCGTGGCGCGGCGACCGGCGGACGATCGCTGGACGCATTTTCACCAGCGAGGGCCGGCTGAGCGTCACCTGAGCCAGCTCGATTACATCTGGCTCTCGCCGCACCTGGCCGGGCTGAACCGAAATGCCGTTCCCGAGATCATCCGGGCCGGTCAACCCTATCGCATCGTATTCCCGCCAGGGCAGGGGGTGGAGCGCTACCCGCGCGTCGGCTGGGACAGGCCCAAATCCTCGGACCATTGCCCGGTCGTCATCGAACTGGATGTCTTTTCATGA
- a CDS encoding Peptidoglycan/LPS O-acetylase OafA/YrhL, contains acyltransferase and SGNH-hydrolase domains: MRLTALDGWRGILALMVVLAHFPGDVVLQDTNFYYSGSAIIDMFFLFSGFVIVAHYEPKLANGYGVKRFLIERLGRIYPIYFVMLMLFVLFEVVLVYFGNKAGLVERAPFSGGNTLPSLLTNLLLIQSLDIHDMLTWNYPAWSLSTEWTAYVIFALCMLAPIKRFWPFAIVGFIVSPLLLVLLSEHPLRENYQYGLFRSTYGFAGGALTFYVFYGIKKNKMDERVPMWVWNVLEVIAGISIFALPAVLGASRISAIIPALYTLPLLIFALQKGVVSRLLGQPALVYLGTISLSVYVIHAFVLLRFVNVAEAIQKLAHIPLVETQIFHGAPTKIIVLGPIGNNLLAFGSVLLVVLLAHFSYRYLEVPAEKKVRAWTKARAAAQAGEKPAAVQATV; this comes from the coding sequence ATGCGACTGACGGCTTTGGATGGATGGCGGGGCATTCTGGCGCTCATGGTGGTGCTGGCGCATTTCCCCGGGGATGTCGTCCTTCAGGACACGAACTTCTATTATTCCGGCTCCGCCATCATCGACATGTTCTTCCTGTTCAGCGGCTTCGTGATCGTTGCCCATTATGAGCCGAAGCTTGCCAATGGCTATGGCGTGAAGCGCTTCCTCATCGAGCGGCTCGGCCGGATCTATCCGATCTATTTTGTCATGCTGATGCTCTTCGTTCTGTTCGAAGTGGTGCTGGTCTATTTCGGCAACAAGGCGGGCCTTGTCGAGCGCGCGCCGTTCAGCGGAGGAAACACCCTGCCGTCGCTGCTGACCAACCTTCTGCTGATCCAGAGTCTCGATATCCATGACATGCTGACCTGGAACTATCCGGCATGGAGCCTTTCGACCGAGTGGACGGCCTATGTCATCTTCGCGCTCTGCATGCTCGCGCCGATCAAGCGTTTCTGGCCTTTCGCGATTGTCGGCTTCATCGTGTCGCCGCTGCTGCTCGTGCTCCTCTCAGAGCATCCCCTTCGTGAGAACTATCAGTACGGCCTTTTTCGCTCGACCTATGGTTTTGCCGGCGGCGCGCTGACCTTCTACGTCTTTTACGGGATCAAGAAGAACAAGATGGACGAGCGCGTTCCCATGTGGGTCTGGAATGTGCTTGAGGTGATTGCGGGCATTTCCATCTTTGCGCTTCCCGCCGTGCTGGGCGCGTCGCGGATTTCTGCGATCATTCCCGCGCTTTACACGCTCCCGCTGCTCATTTTTGCTCTGCAGAAGGGTGTTGTGTCGCGTCTGCTCGGTCAGCCGGCGCTGGTCTATCTCGGGACGATTTCCCTGTCGGTCTACGTGATCCATGCCTTCGTGCTGCTTCGCTTCGTCAATGTCGCCGAGGCCATCCAGAAACTGGCCCATATTCCGCTTGTGGAAACGCAGATTTTTCACGGCGCGCCGACAAAGATCATCGTGTTGGGCCCGATCGGAAACAATCTTCTGGCCTTCGGATCAGTCCTGCTGGTCGTTCTCCTGGCCCATTTCAGCTATCGCTATCTTGAGGTCCCCGCAGAGAAGAAGGTTCGCGCCTGGACCAAGGCGCGGGCTGCCGCGCAGGCCGGGGAAAAACCTGCCGCTGTGCAGGCGACCGTTTGA
- a CDS encoding trans-2,3-dihydro-3-hydroxyanthranilate isomerase, with product MARPYVLYDVFTDERLKGNPLAVVLEAEGLSEEDMQALAGEFNLSETVFVFASDNPAHTARLRIFTPGRELPFAGHPTVGTAIALAERAGGGLAIDQVSVLEEKVGPVRCAVRVSETGASFAEFDLPTKSSHYKLENALERQGIADALAISVKHVGFENHYPSVWSAGVPFLFVPVKDVATLAEVDFDPALWERVAPFTGGHLVSAYVYCRGSGASHFQARMFSPDMGIAEDPATGAAVAGLSGIIHACDRLQDGHHSFVIAQGVEMGRASKIHLHIDVTAGEISRARIGGQAVRVASGLLEI from the coding sequence ATGGCGCGCCCTTACGTGCTCTACGACGTGTTCACCGATGAACGGCTGAAGGGCAATCCGCTCGCCGTGGTTCTGGAGGCGGAGGGCCTGTCCGAAGAGGACATGCAGGCCCTTGCAGGGGAGTTCAATCTCTCAGAGACTGTATTTGTCTTCGCCTCCGACAACCCGGCGCATACGGCGCGCCTGCGGATTTTCACCCCCGGACGCGAACTCCCGTTTGCGGGGCATCCGACGGTCGGCACCGCCATCGCGCTTGCCGAGCGTGCCGGAGGCGGCCTTGCGATCGATCAGGTCTCGGTTCTGGAGGAGAAGGTCGGGCCGGTGCGCTGCGCGGTGCGGGTATCCGAAACAGGCGCGTCTTTCGCCGAATTCGACCTGCCGACCAAATCCTCGCATTACAAGCTGGAGAACGCGCTCGAACGCCAGGGCATCGCCGATGCGCTGGCGATCAGCGTCAAGCATGTCGGCTTCGAGAATCATTATCCCAGCGTCTGGTCGGCGGGCGTGCCCTTCCTTTTCGTTCCGGTAAAGGACGTCGCCACGCTTGCCGAGGTCGATTTCGATCCCGCGCTGTGGGAACGGGTGGCTCCGTTTACCGGCGGCCATCTCGTCTCGGCGTATGTCTACTGCCGTGGCAGCGGTGCTTCTCATTTCCAGGCGCGCATGTTTTCGCCCGACATGGGTATTGCGGAGGATCCGGCGACGGGTGCGGCTGTGGCTGGCCTGTCGGGTATCATCCACGCCTGCGACAGGCTGCAGGACGGGCATCATTCCTTCGTGATCGCTCAGGGCGTCGAAATGGGTCGCGCCTCGAAGATCCATCTTCACATCGATGTGACAGCCGGCGAAATTTCGCGGGCACGTATCGGCGGGCAGGCCGTGCGCGTCGCCTCCGGGCTTTTGGAAATCTGA
- a CDS encoding transcriptional regulator, TetR family, with protein sequence MSMPEPLDPERNSPRQARARQTVATFFEATAQLLEREDDRAVTTNHVAERAGFSIGTLYRYFSGKSSLYRAMAIHEMERQEREICATLAATQATTVAEIVRLVIVPMLKPFEGRSAVRRALLKAAVNMPGLGQLYDDAITRISRALVSAVAEKAADCTCRPSPEAEFIMLRGVIGAIRSDVLFDRGHVGTPQFQDALVRAVSIHFTR encoded by the coding sequence ATGTCCATGCCGGAACCTCTTGATCCTGAACGGAATTCGCCTCGGCAGGCGCGTGCGCGCCAGACGGTTGCGACGTTTTTCGAGGCGACTGCTCAGCTTCTTGAACGGGAAGATGATCGCGCTGTCACCACCAATCATGTTGCCGAGCGGGCAGGCTTCTCCATCGGTACGCTCTATCGATATTTCTCCGGCAAGTCTTCGCTTTACCGGGCTATGGCGATCCACGAGATGGAGCGGCAGGAGCGGGAGATCTGCGCAACGCTTGCCGCAACGCAGGCGACGACGGTTGCGGAGATCGTGCGGCTGGTCATCGTTCCGATGCTGAAACCCTTCGAGGGGCGCTCCGCCGTGCGCCGCGCGCTTTTGAAGGCGGCCGTCAACATGCCGGGTCTGGGGCAGCTTTACGACGACGCGATTACGCGGATCAGTCGGGCGCTGGTCAGCGCTGTGGCAGAAAAGGCCGCCGATTGCACCTGCAGGCCGAGCCCGGAGGCAGAATTCATCATGCTGCGAGGCGTCATCGGAGCAATACGTTCCGATGTGCTTTTCGATCGCGGCCACGTGGGAACGCCGCAGTTCCAGGATGCTTTGGTGAGAGCCGTGTCCATTCATTTTACCCGCTGA
- a CDS encoding transcriptional regulator, TetR family yields MSKPEQDQFSPRQNAVLEEALRLLVEGGEKALTTAGVARAANCSKESLYKWFGDRDGLLAAMIAYQASKVRTYEPAGGKLTHEELRAHLLTFVRDLVDVLSGEVSLALNRLSIGQAGAGGGKLGRLMLERGRGPIGKRAMALLDAGRRSGLLDFSDGGEAYQTLYGLAVSDLHVRMLLGVSPEAARKEFGSRAERAVDAFLRLYGAANKWEEPRIRHA; encoded by the coding sequence ATGAGCAAACCGGAGCAGGATCAGTTTTCCCCGCGCCAGAACGCCGTTCTGGAAGAGGCGTTGCGTCTTCTCGTCGAGGGCGGCGAGAAGGCATTGACGACGGCGGGCGTGGCGCGCGCCGCCAATTGCTCCAAGGAAAGCCTCTACAAATGGTTCGGCGACCGTGACGGTCTGCTTGCCGCGATGATCGCCTATCAGGCGTCCAAGGTCCGCACCTACGAACCTGCGGGCGGCAAACTGACGCATGAAGAACTGAGGGCACATCTGCTGACCTTCGTGCGCGATCTCGTGGATGTGCTTTCCGGCGAGGTGTCGCTGGCGCTCAATCGCCTCTCCATCGGCCAGGCGGGCGCTGGCGGCGGCAAGCTTGGACGGCTGATGCTGGAGCGCGGGCGCGGGCCGATCGGCAAGCGCGCGATGGCGCTTCTGGATGCCGGACGACGCTCCGGTCTTCTCGATTTTTCCGATGGCGGCGAGGCCTATCAGACATTATACGGTCTGGCCGTCAGCGATCTTCACGTGCGCATGTTGCTGGGCGTTTCCCCGGAAGCGGCGCGCAAGGAATTCGGTTCCAGGGCGGAGCGGGCGGTCGATGCCTTCCTGCGCCTCTATGGTGCCGCGAACAAATGGGAAGAGCCGCGCATCAGGCATGCGTGA